One Synechococcus sp. Nb3U1 genomic window, TCTTTAGGCAGCCTCAGCAATCTCAGTAATCTCAGCAGTCTCAGGCTCTAAAACTCTACTGTGAGGACTCGTAAACGTTAATAGCGCTTGCGTCTGCTGACAAGCAATCATCGTTTTGACGTGTTCCCCTTCGTCATCTCGGATATTGATAAACACGTCATAAAGGTTGTCTACTGTTGGGCGACGTGATTCAGACCGAATAGTGGTTTGAAATTCATCAAACATATAGAGGTCGCCATCTCGATAGTAGTTGATGGCAACCTGTGGCGCAGGTTGCGTTTTGAGGATTTCGCCATGCGTTTCTAAAAATACGGCATAGGTATGGTATGCATGTTCCTCAATTAG contains:
- a CDS encoding alternative oxidase codes for the protein MARIPYFAYLSVLHLYETLGFWRKADLLKVHFAETWNELHHLLIMESLGGNDVWGDRFLAQHLAVAYYWVVISLYMLFPKSAYYMAELIEEHAYHTYAVFLETHGEILKTQPAPQVAINYYRDGDLYMFDEFQTTIRSESRRPTVDNLYDVFINIRDDEGEHVKTMIACQQTQALLTFTSPHSRVLEPETAEITEIAEAA